The following coding sequences lie in one Deltaproteobacteria bacterium genomic window:
- a CDS encoding polyprenyl synthetase family protein, translating into MATANLETSLARGLGELERDAPPRLSAALRHAVFPGGARIRPRLCMAVAAAAENDDPALVDATACALEFLHCASLVHDDLPCFDDAPTRRGRPSVHHVFGAPLAVLVGDALIVGAFESVARACIGAPTRLPQLVLILTRAAGTPSGLVAGQAWESEPKVPLSRYHRAKTSSMFVASAMAGAVAAGRDPEPWRAMGELLGEAYQVADDLLDAHAMEDVAGKPTRQDGRFARPNAVAEYGLPGAIVRLRALVAHAAEAVPPCAGAEMLRALVVEMAERLVPAGLRRTAA; encoded by the coding sequence GTGGCCACGGCGAACCTCGAAACCAGCCTCGCGCGTGGACTCGGAGAGCTGGAGCGCGATGCGCCTCCGCGGCTATCGGCCGCCCTGCGCCACGCCGTGTTCCCCGGCGGCGCCCGCATCCGACCGCGCCTGTGCATGGCGGTGGCCGCAGCGGCGGAGAACGACGACCCCGCGTTGGTCGACGCCACCGCGTGCGCGCTGGAGTTCCTCCACTGCGCGTCGCTCGTGCACGACGATCTCCCGTGCTTCGATGATGCGCCCACGCGACGCGGGCGACCCTCGGTCCACCACGTGTTCGGAGCTCCGCTCGCCGTACTCGTCGGCGATGCGCTCATCGTCGGCGCGTTCGAGTCGGTGGCCCGCGCATGCATCGGTGCGCCGACGCGCCTGCCACAGCTCGTGCTGATCCTGACCCGAGCTGCGGGCACACCCTCGGGTCTGGTCGCCGGCCAAGCGTGGGAAAGCGAGCCCAAGGTCCCGTTGTCGCGGTACCACCGGGCGAAGACCAGCTCGATGTTCGTCGCCAGCGCGATGGCCGGCGCGGTCGCGGCCGGCCGTGATCCGGAGCCGTGGCGCGCGATGGGTGAGCTGCTCGGCGAGGCGTATCAGGTCGCCGATGATCTGCTCGACGCGCACGCCATGGAGGACGTCGCCGGCAAGCCGACCCGGCAGGACGGACGGTTCGCGCGGCCGAACGCCGTCGCCGAGTACGGCTTGCCCGGCGCGATCGTGCGGCTTCGTGCCCTGGTGGCGCACGCCGCCGAGGCGGTGCCGCCGTGCGCAGGCGCCGAGATGCTTCGCGCACTCGTCGTCGAGATGGCCGAGCGCTTGGTTCCGGCCGGGCTGCGCCGAACCGCGGCATGA
- a CDS encoding alpha/beta hydrolase, which produces MPGQPRCLRDPGVGALELYASTPTAAVEGPPVLLVHSVNAAASAYEVRPLYERLSSVRPTYAIDLPGFGRSDRSDRAYLPRLMTDAVLLAVDAIRKAHGGGPIDALALSLSCEFLARAACERPSAFRTLALVSPTGLGRKRFEGPPGGNRGLPWMRAIVRRRWVGPPLFRLLTRPRVIRYFLARTYGRREIDAGLWDYAIRTAHQRGAEHAPLWFLSGHLFSTDATQLYTSLTMPVWLSHGVRGDFVDYQGADALLEHRPRWSRQVFETGALPHFERPDAFAAAYLEVLRAGP; this is translated from the coding sequence GTGCCTGGGCAGCCGAGGTGCCTTCGCGATCCCGGCGTCGGTGCACTCGAGCTCTACGCGTCGACGCCGACGGCCGCGGTCGAGGGTCCGCCGGTGCTGCTCGTGCACAGCGTCAACGCGGCCGCGTCCGCGTACGAGGTGCGCCCGCTGTACGAGCGTCTGTCCTCGGTGCGACCGACCTACGCGATCGACCTCCCGGGCTTCGGACGCTCCGATCGCAGCGATCGAGCCTACCTGCCGCGGCTCATGACCGACGCCGTCTTGCTCGCGGTCGATGCGATCCGCAAGGCGCACGGCGGTGGCCCGATCGATGCGTTGGCGCTGTCGTTGTCGTGCGAGTTCCTCGCCCGCGCCGCATGCGAGCGCCCGAGTGCGTTTCGAACCCTCGCGCTGGTGAGCCCCACGGGGCTGGGCCGCAAGCGCTTCGAAGGCCCGCCGGGGGGCAACCGCGGCCTCCCCTGGATGCGCGCGATCGTGCGGCGGCGATGGGTGGGGCCGCCGCTGTTTCGGTTGCTCACCCGGCCTCGGGTCATCCGTTACTTCCTCGCCCGGACGTACGGACGCCGCGAGATCGACGCCGGCCTCTGGGACTACGCGATCCGCACGGCGCACCAACGAGGGGCCGAGCACGCGCCGCTGTGGTTCCTCTCCGGTCACCTCTTCAGCACCGACGCGACCCAGCTCTACACGTCACTCACGATGCCGGTGTGGCTGAGCCACGGTGTCCGCGGCGACTTCGTCGACTACCAAGGCGCCGACGCGTTGCTCGAGCACCGCCCGCGATGGTCGCGGCAGGTGTTCGAGACCGGCGCGCTTCCCCACTTCGAACGACCGGACGCGTTCGCGGCCGCCTACCTCGAGGTGCTCCGCGCCGGCCCCTGA
- a CDS encoding BCD family MFS transporter: protein MRGATPGDKTFGWLDIVRLGAVQAALGSVVVLTTSTFNRLMVVELALAATVPGALVTLHHAMQLLRPRMGHGTDVGGRRSPWILLGMVALALGGIGAAAAITLMPAQPRLGLALAVVSYAAIGGGVSACGTSLLVLLAKGVAAPRRAAATTVVWMMMIAGFAITAGVAGSLLEPFSYGRLMSVTAGVSAIALLIAFVGMHGVEARIVHIAAAPPRPAAEPGAFRRALAQVWAEPDARRFTAFVLVSMLAYSAQDLILEPFAGLVFGWSPGASTKLAGSQHAGVFVGMLLVAIVTSVFKGRSIASLKGWVVGGCIASALTMSGLAFAGLTGSMWWPLSQNVFLLGVANGAFSIAAIAAMMTLSTHGRSGREGTRMGLWGAAQAIAFGAGGFLGTLLVDAAQGIAGQSSGLAYAFVFTLEAIGFTVAARLALRTTLPEHGTERTSTPSLPTPQPNYLVDPV from the coding sequence ATGCGCGGCGCGACACCTGGCGACAAGACCTTCGGATGGCTCGACATCGTCCGTCTCGGCGCTGTCCAAGCCGCCCTGGGCTCCGTCGTGGTGCTCACCACCTCGACCTTCAACCGCCTCATGGTGGTCGAGCTGGCCCTGGCGGCGACGGTGCCTGGCGCCCTGGTGACGCTCCACCATGCGATGCAGCTGCTGCGCCCGCGCATGGGGCACGGCACCGACGTGGGGGGGCGACGCTCGCCGTGGATCCTCCTCGGGATGGTGGCGCTGGCGCTGGGTGGCATCGGTGCCGCCGCGGCCATCACCCTCATGCCTGCGCAGCCCCGCCTGGGACTCGCGCTCGCCGTGGTCTCCTACGCCGCCATCGGCGGAGGCGTGAGCGCCTGCGGTACCTCGTTGTTGGTCCTGCTGGCCAAGGGGGTCGCCGCGCCGCGACGCGCGGCAGCGACCACGGTGGTGTGGATGATGATGATCGCCGGGTTCGCGATCACGGCCGGGGTTGCGGGCAGTCTGCTCGAGCCCTTTTCCTATGGTCGCCTGATGAGCGTGACCGCCGGGGTCTCGGCGATTGCGTTGCTCATCGCGTTCGTGGGGATGCACGGCGTCGAAGCCCGCATCGTGCACATCGCCGCAGCGCCCCCGCGCCCCGCGGCCGAGCCGGGTGCATTCCGCCGCGCGCTCGCCCAGGTGTGGGCCGAACCCGATGCCCGTCGATTCACTGCGTTCGTCTTGGTGTCGATGCTGGCCTACAGCGCCCAGGATCTGATCCTCGAACCATTCGCGGGTCTCGTCTTCGGTTGGTCGCCCGGCGCCTCGACCAAGCTGGCCGGCTCGCAGCACGCAGGCGTCTTCGTCGGCATGTTGCTGGTCGCGATCGTCACCTCGGTCTTCAAGGGGCGCAGCATCGCATCGCTCAAAGGTTGGGTGGTCGGCGGTTGCATCGCCTCGGCACTCACGATGTCGGGCCTCGCATTCGCTGGCCTGACCGGCAGCATGTGGTGGCCCCTGAGCCAGAACGTGTTCTTACTCGGCGTCGCCAACGGTGCCTTCTCGATCGCAGCCATCGCCGCGATGATGACGCTGTCGACCCACGGTCGCAGCGGGCGCGAGGGCACGCGGATGGGCCTGTGGGGCGCGGCCCAGGCGATCGCCTTCGGAGCTGGTGGATTCCTCGGGACCCTGCTGGTCGATGCTGCGCAGGGCATCGCCGGTCAGTCGTCGGGCCTGGCCTACGCCTTCGTCTTCACCCTCGAGGCGATCGGATTCACCGTCGCTGCTCGGCTCGCACTGCGCACGACGTTGCCCGAGCACGGCACCGAGCGCACGTCCACCCCGAGCCTGCCCACACCGCAACCTAACTACCTGGTCGACCCGGTCTGA
- the bchI gene encoding magnesium chelatase ATPase subunit I, which produces MSAFPFTAIVAQDELKLALQLVVIDPTLGGVLVLGDRGTGKSTAVRALASLLPRMNAVCGCAYNCDPSDDPSRCVPECPRRQGAAIQTQQIPVPVVDLPLGATEDRVVGALDLEAALARGERVFSPGLLARANRGFLYIDEVNLLPDHLVDLLLDVAASGENVVEREGVSVRHPARFVLIGSGNPEEGELRPQLLDRFGLALEISTPTEVPARVEVVRRRMAFDHDPQRFLASYAAEEAALSRRLADARGRLRELAVSDAVMERAASLCATLGTDGLRGELTLIRAARAAASLDGATETTELHLQQVAALALRHRLRRDPLDEVGSTARIDRALEEVFRS; this is translated from the coding sequence ATGTCGGCATTCCCATTCACCGCGATCGTCGCCCAGGATGAGCTGAAGCTCGCGCTCCAGCTGGTCGTCATCGATCCGACCCTGGGCGGGGTCTTGGTGCTCGGCGATCGCGGCACCGGCAAGTCGACCGCGGTGCGGGCACTGGCGTCACTGCTCCCGCGGATGAACGCCGTGTGCGGCTGCGCGTACAACTGCGACCCCAGCGACGATCCAAGCCGCTGCGTGCCCGAGTGTCCGCGTCGTCAAGGCGCAGCGATCCAGACCCAGCAGATCCCGGTACCGGTGGTGGATCTCCCGCTCGGCGCGACCGAGGATCGGGTGGTTGGGGCGCTCGATCTCGAGGCCGCGCTCGCCCGTGGCGAGCGGGTCTTCTCGCCCGGTCTCTTGGCGCGGGCCAATCGCGGCTTCCTGTACATCGACGAGGTCAATCTCCTGCCCGATCACCTGGTCGATCTCCTGCTCGACGTCGCCGCATCCGGTGAGAACGTGGTCGAGCGCGAGGGCGTGAGCGTGCGGCACCCGGCGCGCTTCGTGCTCATCGGCAGCGGCAACCCGGAGGAGGGCGAGCTGCGGCCGCAGCTGCTCGATCGCTTCGGACTCGCGCTCGAGATCTCGACCCCGACCGAGGTCCCCGCGCGCGTCGAAGTCGTTCGCCGCAGGATGGCCTTCGACCACGATCCGCAGCGATTCCTCGCGTCGTACGCGGCCGAAGAAGCAGCGCTGAGCCGCCGGCTCGCCGACGCGCGCGGGCGCCTGCGCGAGCTCGCCGTGTCCGATGCCGTGATGGAGCGCGCGGCGTCGCTGTGCGCCACGCTCGGGACCGACGGCCTGCGCGGCGAGCTCACGCTGATCCGTGCCGCTCGAGCCGCCGCCAGCCTCGACGGCGCCACCGAGACCACCGAACTGCACCTCCAGCAGGTTGCCGCGCTCGCACTTCGCCACCGCCTGCGACGCGACCCGCTCGACGAGGTCGGCTCGACCGCACGCATCGATCGCGCCCTCGAAGAGGTGTTCCGCTCGTGA
- a CDS encoding magnesium chelatase subunit D, translating to MLPHAAVAAPQARPWTDVIVAARMLAVDPFGLGGMHLRARSGPPRDRVCAWIRGLLPASTPCTRVPLHVTDDRLLGGIALAATLHSGAVVWDPGLLAAAHGGLVLLPMAERVETRISATLCAVLDRGKLAIERDGVTAVVPCSLSLVVLDEGIDDEQVAASLLDRLAFGFDLDAFDPRELPDDIAHVDALTEVRARLATVTMAPEAIDALCRAALTLGIASIRAVLLAARAARVHAALAGRVAVETEDLDVAARLVLGRRATCWEAPGEAAAPTADDDSDATPAPETATPPQPSASDDDDARDEDANNPASLEDIVLAAARCGVPDGLLETLRTHRTRGATPPGAGRAGSTRLSIQGGRPAGSRAAQLRQGARIAVLDTLRAAAPWQRLRGAFTLAECGSVRRVEVRREDFRIKQFRQRTETCVIFAVDASGSAAMQRLAEAKGAVEQLLGDCYVRRDHVALIAFRGTLADVVLPPTRSLARVRRRLADLAGGGTTPLAAGIDAATALATDARKRGRAPLVVMMTDGRGNVARDGRTGVAATDDALACSRQLRLAGVPALVLDTSPRATPRVRALATEMNARYLALPYLDSAGVSREIRSLAHESMPCR from the coding sequence ATCCTCCCCCATGCCGCCGTTGCGGCGCCGCAGGCCCGACCGTGGACCGACGTCATCGTCGCCGCGCGCATGCTCGCGGTCGACCCGTTCGGGCTGGGCGGCATGCACCTGCGCGCCCGCTCCGGTCCGCCGCGTGATCGCGTGTGCGCGTGGATCCGCGGCCTGCTGCCGGCGTCGACCCCATGCACGCGGGTGCCGCTCCACGTCACCGATGATCGTCTGCTGGGTGGCATCGCGCTCGCGGCCACGCTGCACAGCGGCGCGGTGGTGTGGGATCCGGGACTGCTTGCCGCCGCCCATGGCGGCCTCGTGCTGCTGCCGATGGCCGAGCGCGTGGAGACGCGGATCAGCGCGACGCTCTGCGCGGTGCTCGACCGCGGCAAGCTCGCCATCGAGCGCGACGGAGTGACCGCAGTCGTCCCCTGCTCGCTCTCGCTGGTCGTGCTCGATGAGGGCATCGACGACGAACAGGTCGCGGCCTCACTGCTCGACCGGCTGGCGTTCGGCTTCGATCTGGACGCGTTCGACCCGCGCGAGCTGCCCGACGACATCGCGCACGTCGATGCGTTGACCGAGGTCCGCGCCCGCCTGGCCACCGTCACGATGGCCCCCGAGGCGATCGATGCCCTGTGCCGTGCCGCGCTGACGCTGGGCATCGCTTCGATTCGTGCGGTGCTCCTGGCCGCGCGCGCCGCTCGGGTACACGCCGCGCTCGCGGGGCGTGTCGCGGTGGAGACCGAAGATCTCGACGTCGCCGCACGACTCGTGCTCGGTCGCCGGGCCACCTGCTGGGAAGCTCCGGGCGAGGCCGCGGCGCCCACCGCCGACGACGACAGCGACGCCACGCCGGCGCCCGAGACTGCCACGCCGCCGCAGCCATCCGCGAGCGACGACGACGATGCCCGCGACGAGGATGCGAACAACCCCGCTTCGCTCGAGGACATCGTGTTGGCAGCCGCCAGGTGCGGCGTACCCGATGGGTTGTTGGAGACGCTGCGTACGCACCGAACGCGCGGCGCGACGCCGCCCGGCGCCGGTCGAGCCGGCAGCACGCGCCTCTCGATCCAGGGCGGACGACCCGCGGGCAGTCGTGCCGCCCAGCTGCGACAGGGGGCACGCATCGCCGTGCTCGACACCCTGCGGGCCGCGGCGCCGTGGCAGCGACTGCGCGGAGCGTTCACGCTCGCCGAGTGCGGGTCGGTGCGACGGGTGGAGGTCCGCCGCGAGGATTTCCGCATCAAGCAATTCCGTCAGCGCACCGAGACCTGCGTGATCTTTGCCGTCGACGCGTCGGGCTCGGCGGCGATGCAGCGCCTCGCCGAGGCCAAGGGTGCGGTGGAGCAGCTGCTCGGTGATTGCTATGTGCGCCGCGATCACGTCGCGCTGATCGCGTTTCGCGGCACCTTGGCCGACGTCGTGCTGCCGCCCACGCGATCGCTCGCGCGGGTCCGTCGTCGACTTGCGGATCTCGCCGGCGGCGGCACCACGCCGTTGGCCGCGGGCATCGATGCCGCGACCGCACTCGCCACCGACGCGCGCAAGCGCGGGCGCGCGCCGTTGGTCGTGATGATGACCGACGGGCGCGGCAACGTCGCACGCGATGGTCGCACCGGGGTCGCCGCCACCGACGACGCGCTCGCTTGCTCGCGACAGCTGCGGCTGGCGGGCGTGCCCGCGCTCGTGCTCGACACCTCACCCCGCGCGACCCCACGGGTGCGTGCACTCGCGACCGAGATGAACGCACGGTACCTCGCGCTGCCCTATCTCGACTCGGCCGGGGTCTCCCGCGAGATCCGATCGCTCGCCCACGAGTCGATGCCATGTCGGTAG
- a CDS encoding alpha/beta fold hydrolase, with the protein MSVAAAQLPAGNAVARGPRACATIGDRPHSRTVEVAANRWHLLEMGQGPVALLLHGAGASSHSCVPLMQRLAPAFTVLAPDLPGHARSSFAPSFDPTLPNVVAAMRELVRALGLQPQLLIGHSAGAAIATRLALDGVVSPSLLVGLAPALVPFRGLAAAVLPPAAALLSGSRASALLAACFATSQRIDRVLRGTGSVLDPAGVESYRELVARPEHVAGVLSMMSRWSIDELYDDLSTLAIPCLLVAGRNDLAVPLSQVREAAARLRHARVAVVDDVGHLLHEEQPDRISALILEHLDRPLDP; encoded by the coding sequence ATGTCGGTAGCCGCCGCCCAACTCCCCGCGGGCAACGCGGTCGCGCGCGGCCCACGAGCGTGCGCGACGATCGGCGATCGGCCCCACAGCCGCACCGTCGAAGTCGCGGCGAATCGGTGGCACCTGCTCGAGATGGGCCAGGGTCCGGTGGCGTTGCTGCTGCACGGCGCGGGTGCATCGAGCCACTCGTGCGTACCGCTGATGCAGCGACTGGCGCCCGCCTTCACGGTGCTCGCACCCGACCTCCCGGGGCACGCGCGCTCGTCCTTCGCGCCGTCGTTCGACCCGACGTTGCCCAACGTGGTCGCGGCCATGCGCGAGCTCGTCAGGGCGCTCGGGCTGCAGCCGCAGCTGCTGATCGGTCACTCGGCGGGCGCAGCGATCGCGACCCGCCTCGCGCTCGATGGCGTGGTCTCGCCGTCGCTCCTCGTCGGCCTCGCACCTGCGCTGGTGCCCTTTCGTGGGCTCGCCGCCGCGGTGCTACCGCCCGCTGCCGCGCTGCTCAGCGGCTCGCGGGCCTCGGCACTTCTTGCTGCTTGCTTCGCGACCTCGCAACGCATCGATCGGGTCCTGCGCGGCACCGGTTCGGTGCTCGACCCGGCCGGTGTCGAGTCGTACCGCGAGCTGGTCGCTCGCCCCGAGCACGTCGCCGGCGTGCTGTCGATGATGTCGCGTTGGAGCATCGACGAGCTCTACGACGACTTGTCGACCCTCGCGATCCCATGCCTGCTGGTCGCCGGGCGCAACGATCTCGCGGTGCCGCTGTCGCAGGTGCGCGAGGCCGCCGCGCGCCTCCGACACGCGAGGGTCGCGGTGGTGGACGACGTTGGCCACCTGCTCCACGAGGAGCAACCCGACCGCATTTCTGCACTGATCCTCGAACACCTCGATCGGCCCCTCGACCCATGA
- a CDS encoding photosynthetic reaction center subunit L produces the protein MALLSFERRYRVRGGTLVGGDLFDFWFGPFYVGFFGVTTIFFAVVGTALILWGAAMGSTWNPWLINIAPPPIEYGLGIAPLREGGIWQLVTVCALGAFLSWALRQAEIARKLGMGYHIAFAYGVAVFAYFTLVVIRPVMLGAWGHAFPYGIFSHLDWVSNVGYQYLHFHYNPAHMIAVSFFFTTTLALALHGGLILSATNPQKGETVKGAEYEDTFFRDHIGYSIGALGIHRLGLLLALSAGFFSAICIILSGPYWTKGWPEWWSWWLNLPIWS, from the coding sequence ATGGCACTGCTGAGCTTCGAACGACGATACCGCGTGCGCGGAGGCACCCTCGTCGGGGGTGATCTCTTCGACTTCTGGTTCGGCCCCTTCTATGTGGGCTTCTTCGGCGTGACGACCATCTTCTTCGCGGTGGTCGGCACCGCGCTGATCCTGTGGGGCGCCGCGATGGGCAGCACGTGGAATCCGTGGCTGATCAACATCGCGCCGCCGCCCATCGAGTACGGCCTCGGCATCGCGCCCCTGCGCGAGGGGGGCATCTGGCAGCTGGTGACGGTGTGCGCCCTCGGGGCGTTCCTCTCGTGGGCACTACGGCAGGCCGAGATCGCCCGCAAGCTCGGGATGGGCTACCACATCGCCTTCGCCTATGGGGTCGCGGTATTCGCCTACTTCACGCTCGTGGTGATCCGCCCGGTCATGCTCGGGGCCTGGGGCCATGCATTTCCGTACGGGATCTTCAGCCACCTCGATTGGGTGTCGAACGTCGGGTACCAATACCTGCACTTCCACTACAACCCGGCGCACATGATTGCGGTGTCGTTCTTCTTCACCACGACGCTTGCGTTGGCGCTGCACGGTGGCCTCATCCTCTCGGCGACCAACCCCCAGAAGGGTGAAACCGTGAAGGGTGCGGAGTACGAGGATACGTTCTTCCGCGATCACATCGGCTACTCGATCGGCGCGCTGGGCATCCACCGCCTCGGCCTGCTGCTCGCGCTCAGCGCGGGATTCTTCAGCGCGATCTGCATCATCCTCAGCGGCCCCTACTGGACCAAGGGCTGGCCCGAATGGTGGAGCTGGTGGCTCAACCTCCCGATCTGGTCCTAG
- a CDS encoding photosynthetic reaction center cytochrome c subunit, which yields MSGLKQTILGMVGFFILLMVVFWFEPTRTTQIGYDGVAMQVTDSVERIADRTAGNTVPPALPLTKSGDLAVDAYKNVQVLGHLSTGEFVGMMNSITAWVSPEQGCAYCHVDGDLASDALYTKVVSRRMLQMTMHINEDLQSHVKQTGVTCWTCHRGQPVPRYIWHEQPQEELLTASLGYDAQQNRFNADNATALPRTVFEEFLLGDTNIRVQTDQALPGENHSSIKQTEWTYSLMMHFSRSLGVNCTYCHNSRAWENWDESPAARSTAWHGIRMVRHLNNEWLGPLASVFPPNRLGPNGDGPKLNCATCHQGAFKPLLGQSMLPDFPPLARAMPQPQRTAPAAGAAGAP from the coding sequence ATGAGTGGTCTCAAGCAGACAATCCTGGGGATGGTTGGATTCTTCATCCTCCTGATGGTGGTGTTCTGGTTCGAGCCCACGCGAACCACCCAGATCGGCTACGACGGCGTCGCGATGCAGGTCACCGATTCGGTGGAGCGCATCGCAGACCGGACCGCCGGCAACACCGTGCCGCCGGCGCTCCCGCTGACGAAGTCGGGCGATCTGGCGGTCGACGCCTACAAGAACGTGCAGGTGCTCGGCCACCTGAGCACCGGCGAGTTCGTCGGCATGATGAACTCGATCACCGCGTGGGTTTCGCCCGAGCAGGGCTGCGCGTACTGCCACGTGGACGGCGACCTCGCCTCGGACGCGCTCTACACCAAGGTGGTGTCGCGCCGGATGCTGCAGATGACCATGCACATCAACGAGGACCTGCAGAGCCACGTCAAGCAGACCGGCGTCACCTGCTGGACCTGCCACCGGGGCCAACCGGTGCCGCGCTACATCTGGCACGAGCAACCCCAGGAAGAGCTCCTGACGGCGTCGCTGGGCTACGACGCGCAGCAGAACCGCTTCAACGCCGACAACGCGACCGCCCTGCCGCGCACGGTGTTCGAGGAGTTCTTGCTCGGCGACACCAACATCCGCGTGCAGACGGACCAGGCGTTGCCCGGAGAGAACCACTCGTCGATCAAGCAGACTGAGTGGACCTACTCGCTGATGATGCACTTCTCGCGCTCGCTGGGCGTGAACTGCACGTACTGCCACAACTCGCGCGCGTGGGAGAACTGGGACGAGAGCCCGGCCGCGCGCTCGACGGCGTGGCACGGCATCCGCATGGTTCGGCACCTCAACAACGAGTGGCTCGGGCCGTTGGCGTCGGTGTTCCCACCGAACCGACTCGGCCCCAACGGTGATGGGCCCAAGCTCAACTGTGCGACCTGCCATCAAGGCGCGTTCAAGCCGCTGCTGGGCCAGAGCATGCTGCCGGACTTCCCACCGCTCGCACGCGCCATGCCGCAGCCACAGCGGACCGCGCCCGCGGCAGGTGCAGCCGGCGCGCCCTGA
- a CDS encoding geranylgeranyl diphosphate reductase, whose protein sequence is MNTNESFDAVVVGGGPAGATAADELARAGHSVLLLDKAGRIKPCGGAIPPRLIADFAIPDDLLCARIHSARMISPSRRVVDMPIDGGFVGMVDREVFDEFLRQRATRHGAVRCTGSFERISREDDHAGVVVHFGADGHSHTVRARMVIGADGALSKVARQEVSETPPPYVFAYHEVVEAPPSNSEGFDASRCDVIYDGTTSPDFYGWVFPHGKSVSIGSGSAATGFKLRGSIAELRARAGLQGAATVRREGAPIPMKPLKRWDNGRDVVLAGDAAGVVAPASGEGIYYAMVGGQLAALAGNEFLATGNPKALQLARKRFMKAHGRVFWILGIMQRFWYKSDKRRERFVTMCRDPDVQMLTWQAYMHKELVRARPGAHMRIFFKDMAHLLGLTSPA, encoded by the coding sequence ATGAACACGAACGAATCCTTCGATGCCGTCGTCGTCGGTGGCGGGCCCGCCGGCGCCACGGCGGCCGACGAGCTCGCACGGGCCGGTCACTCGGTCCTGCTGCTCGACAAGGCCGGGCGGATCAAGCCTTGCGGCGGCGCCATCCCCCCGCGGCTCATCGCCGACTTCGCGATCCCGGACGACCTGCTGTGTGCGCGCATCCACTCGGCGCGGATGATCTCGCCGAGTCGGCGGGTGGTCGACATGCCGATCGATGGCGGATTCGTGGGCATGGTCGATCGCGAGGTTTTCGACGAGTTCCTGCGCCAGCGCGCCACCCGTCACGGCGCCGTGCGGTGCACCGGCAGCTTCGAGCGGATCTCCCGCGAGGACGACCACGCCGGCGTCGTCGTGCACTTCGGCGCCGACGGCCACAGCCACACCGTGCGCGCGCGCATGGTCATCGGCGCCGACGGTGCGCTGTCGAAGGTCGCGCGGCAGGAGGTCAGCGAGACCCCGCCCCCGTACGTCTTCGCCTACCACGAAGTGGTCGAGGCGCCGCCCTCGAACAGCGAAGGCTTCGACGCCTCGCGGTGCGACGTGATCTACGACGGCACCACGTCACCCGACTTCTACGGCTGGGTCTTCCCCCACGGCAAGTCGGTCAGCATCGGCTCCGGCAGTGCCGCGACGGGGTTCAAGCTCCGCGGGTCGATCGCGGAGCTCAGGGCGCGCGCGGGCCTGCAGGGCGCCGCCACCGTACGTCGCGAGGGCGCACCGATCCCGATGAAGCCGCTGAAGCGGTGGGACAACGGTCGTGACGTCGTGCTCGCCGGCGACGCCGCCGGGGTCGTGGCTCCGGCCTCGGGCGAAGGCATCTACTACGCCATGGTCGGTGGGCAGTTGGCAGCGCTCGCGGGCAACGAGTTCCTCGCGACCGGCAACCCGAAGGCACTGCAGCTGGCGCGCAAGCGCTTCATGAAGGCCCATGGTCGCGTGTTCTGGATCCTCGGGATCATGCAGCGCTTTTGGTACAAGAGCGACAAGCGGCGCGAGCGATTCGTGACCATGTGCCGCGATCCCGACGTGCAGATGCTGACCTGGCAGGCGTACATGCACAAAGAGTTGGTGCGGGCACGACCCGGCGCGCACATGCGCATCTTCTTCAAGGACATGGCCCACCTGCTGGGCCTCACGTCGCCCGCCTGA